A genomic stretch from Pseudomonas alkylphenolica includes:
- a CDS encoding alkaline phosphatase family protein, with product MNNNVILVLLDGLNHQVAHHAMGHLHAYVEADRAALYRLECELPALSRPLYECILTGVAPIDSGIVHNNVTRLSNQRSIFHYAREAGLGTAAAAYHWVSELYNRSPFDPLRDRHTHAPKLPIQHGLFYYADHYPDSHLFADAEYLRRRHAPNFLLVHPMNIDDAGHRHGLDSSQYRNSARSADILLADYLQTWLQEGYQVLVTADHGMNNDRSHNGLLAEEREVPLFVFGDAFSLDPAAKPLQTELCGTICELLGVPHDKPVCRELLK from the coding sequence ATGAACAACAACGTCATCCTGGTCCTGCTCGATGGTCTGAACCATCAGGTCGCGCACCATGCCATGGGCCACCTGCACGCCTACGTCGAGGCCGACCGCGCCGCCCTGTATCGTCTGGAATGCGAGCTGCCAGCGCTGTCACGCCCGCTGTACGAGTGCATCCTCACCGGCGTAGCGCCCATCGACAGCGGCATCGTGCACAACAACGTCACCCGCCTGTCCAACCAGCGCAGCATCTTCCACTACGCCCGCGAAGCCGGTCTGGGTACTGCGGCGGCGGCCTATCACTGGGTCAGCGAGCTGTACAACCGCTCACCGTTCGACCCGCTGCGCGACCGTCACACCCATGCGCCCAAGCTACCGATCCAGCATGGCCTGTTCTACTACGCCGACCATTACCCGGATTCACACCTGTTCGCCGATGCCGAATACCTGCGCCGCCGTCATGCACCGAACTTCCTCCTGGTGCATCCGATGAACATCGACGATGCCGGCCACCGCCATGGCCTGGACAGCAGCCAGTACCGCAACAGCGCGCGCAGCGCCGACATCCTCCTGGCCGACTACCTGCAAACCTGGCTGCAAGAGGGTTACCAGGTGCTGGTCACCGCCGACCATGGCATGAACAACGACCGCTCGCACAACGGCCTGCTGGCCGAGGAGCGCGAGGTGCCGCTGTTCGTGTTTGGCGATGCCTTCAGCCTCGACCCCGCCGCCAAACCGCTGCAAACCGAACTGTGCGGGACGATCTGCGAACTGCTGGGCGTGCCCCACGACAAGCCGGTGTGCCGGGAGCTGCTCAAGTGA
- a CDS encoding patatin-like phospholipase family protein, with amino-acid sequence MSAPITGLILSGGGARAAYQVGVLAGIADLLPPGAANPFPVIVGTSAGAINAVTLACGATHFADAIRRLTSFWQGFRSHQVLRSDWPGVIRQASRFVGHSLLGLGSPVPVALLDSSPLRHLLNQNLDMSGIGHALEQQHLHAVAVTAFGYESGQAVTFYQGRGAIDPWLRHRRIGLPTRLSVEHLLASSAIPLLFAPVKLGEEYFGDGAVRQSAPISPALHLGASRVLVVGVSGNPQRPVEGELRPRIFSGQQPSLAQIGGHMLNSTFIDSLEDDIELLQRLNHLSHLMPEHLERRRLGLAPVDVLVVAPSQPLDEIAARHRRELPAALRLFLRGPGATKTSGAGVLSYLLFEAGYCSELIELGRRDALAKRRELCNFLGL; translated from the coding sequence ATGTCAGCACCGATCACAGGATTGATCCTCTCCGGCGGTGGCGCCCGCGCCGCCTACCAGGTCGGTGTGCTGGCCGGGATTGCCGACCTGCTGCCGCCTGGCGCGGCCAATCCGTTTCCGGTGATCGTCGGTACCTCTGCGGGTGCCATCAACGCCGTGACCCTGGCCTGCGGCGCGACGCACTTTGCCGATGCGATCCGGCGCCTGACCAGCTTCTGGCAGGGCTTTCGCAGCCATCAGGTACTGCGCAGCGACTGGCCGGGGGTGATTCGCCAGGCCAGCCGCTTCGTCGGCCACAGTTTGCTCGGTCTTGGATCACCGGTACCGGTGGCCTTGCTCGACAGCTCGCCGCTGCGTCATCTGCTTAACCAGAACCTGGACATGAGCGGCATCGGCCATGCCCTCGAACAGCAGCACCTGCATGCCGTGGCGGTGACCGCTTTCGGCTATGAGTCCGGCCAGGCGGTAACCTTCTATCAAGGCCGCGGCGCCATTGATCCCTGGTTGCGCCACCGGCGCATCGGTCTGCCCACCCGTTTGAGTGTCGAGCACTTGCTGGCCAGCTCAGCCATTCCGCTGCTGTTCGCGCCGGTCAAGCTGGGCGAGGAGTACTTCGGTGACGGCGCGGTGCGCCAGTCGGCACCGATCAGCCCGGCGCTGCACCTGGGGGCCAGCCGGGTGCTGGTGGTCGGTGTCAGTGGTAACCCGCAGCGTCCGGTCGAGGGCGAGCTGCGTCCGCGGATTTTCAGCGGCCAGCAGCCGAGCCTGGCACAGATCGGTGGGCATATGCTCAACAGCACCTTCATCGACAGCCTGGAAGACGACATCGAGTTGCTGCAGCGCCTCAACCATCTCAGCCACCTGATGCCCGAGCATCTGGAGCGCCGGCGCCTGGGCCTGGCACCGGTAGACGTGCTGGTGGTTGCGCCAAGCCAGCCACTGGATGAAATCGCCGCCCGCCATCGGCGTGAGCTGCCCGCGGCTTTGCGCCTGTTCCTGCGCGGCCCGGGCGCGACCAAAACCAGCGGCGCCGGGGTGCTCAGCTACCTGCTGTTCGAAGCCGGTTATTGCAGCGAGTTGATCGAGCTGGGCCGCCGCGACGCCCTGGCCAAGCGTCGGGAGTTGTGCAACTTCCTCGGCTTGTAG
- a CDS encoding M18 family aminopeptidase yields the protein MRDALNQGLIDFLKASPTPFHATAALAQRLEAAGYQRLDERDSWATVAGGRYYLTRNDSSIIAFKLGRHSPLLDGIRLVGAHTDSPCLRVKPQPELQRQGFWQLGVEVYGGALLAPWFDRDLSLAGRVTFRRDGKVESQLVDFKLPIAVIPNLAIHLNRTANEGWTINPQTELPPILAQVAGDERVDFRALLTDQLAREHGLNADVVLDYELSFYDTQSAALIGLNGEFIAGARLDNLLSCYAGLQALLSADSEETCVLVCNDHEEVGSCSACGADGPMLEQTLRRLMPEGDDFVRVIQRSLLVSADNAHGVHPNYADKHDGNHGPKLNAGPVIKVNNNQRYATNSETAGFFRHLCMAEEVPVQSFVVRSDMGCGSTIGPITASHLGVRTVDIGLPTFAMHSIRELCGSHDLAHLVKVLTAFYRSRDLP from the coding sequence ATGCGCGATGCACTGAACCAAGGCCTGATCGACTTTCTCAAGGCTTCCCCCACGCCGTTCCACGCCACCGCTGCCCTGGCCCAACGCCTGGAAGCCGCCGGTTACCAGCGCCTGGACGAGCGCGACAGCTGGGCCACCGTGGCCGGCGGTCGCTATTACCTGACCCGCAACGACTCCTCGATCATCGCCTTCAAGCTCGGCCGCCATTCGCCGCTGCTCGACGGCATCCGCCTGGTCGGTGCGCATACCGACAGCCCGTGCCTGCGGGTCAAGCCGCAACCGGAGCTGCAGCGCCAGGGCTTCTGGCAGCTGGGCGTTGAAGTCTACGGCGGCGCCCTGCTCGCCCCGTGGTTCGACCGTGACCTGTCGCTGGCCGGACGGGTGACCTTCCGTCGTGACGGCAAGGTCGAAAGCCAGCTGGTCGACTTCAAGCTGCCGATCGCGGTCATCCCCAACCTGGCGATCCACCTCAATCGCACCGCCAACGAAGGCTGGACGATCAACCCGCAGACCGAACTGCCACCGATCCTGGCCCAGGTCGCCGGTGACGAGCGTGTCGACTTCCGCGCCCTGCTCACCGACCAGCTGGCGCGCGAGCATGGCCTGAACGCCGATGTGGTGCTGGACTACGAACTGAGCTTCTACGATACCCAAAGCGCCGCGCTGATCGGCCTTAACGGTGAGTTCATCGCCGGTGCGCGCCTGGACAATCTGCTGTCCTGCTACGCCGGCCTGCAGGCCTTACTCAGTGCCGACAGCGAAGAAACCTGCGTACTGGTGTGCAACGACCACGAAGAAGTCGGCTCGTGCTCGGCCTGCGGCGCCGATGGCCCGATGCTCGAACAGACCCTGCGCCGCCTGATGCCCGAGGGTGACGACTTCGTCCGCGTGATCCAGCGCTCGCTGCTGGTCTCGGCGGACAATGCCCATGGCGTGCACCCCAACTATGCCGACAAGCATGACGGCAACCATGGTCCCAAGCTCAATGCCGGCCCGGTGATCAAGGTCAACAACAACCAGCGCTACGCCACCAACAGCGAGACGGCCGGGTTCTTCCGCCATCTGTGCATGGCCGAGGAAGTGCCGGTGCAAAGCTTCGTGGTGCGCAGCGACATGGGTTGCGGCTCGACCATCGGCCCGATCACCGCCAGCCACCTGGGTGTGCGTACCGTGGACATCGGCCTGCCGACCTTCGCCATGCACTCGATTCGCGAGCTGTGCGGCAGCCACGACCTGGCGCATCTGGTCAAGGTGCTGACGGCGTTCTATCGCAGTCGCGATCTGCCCTGA
- a CDS encoding lipid A biosynthesis lauroyl acyltransferase, giving the protein MDRPRFRRYFLHPRFWPLWLGLGLLWLIVQLPYRVLLVIGRVLGALMYRVAGERRYIAARNLELCFPELPSVERKRLLKENFASTGIAFFEMAMSWWWPKARLARLAHIEGLEHLQAAQRDGQGAILMALHFTTLEVGAALLGQEHTIDGMYREHGNPVFDYIQRRGRERHNLDSLAIEREDVRGMLKLLRAGRAIWYAPDQDYGAKQSLFVPLFGIQAATVTATTKFARLGKARVIPFTQQRLADGSGYRLVIHPPLEDFPGETEEADCLRINQWIEVALRECPEQYLWAHRRFKSRPPGAPKLYKKRR; this is encoded by the coding sequence ATGGATCGCCCGCGTTTTCGTCGTTACTTTCTGCACCCGCGCTTCTGGCCGCTGTGGCTGGGCCTGGGGCTGTTGTGGCTGATCGTGCAGCTGCCATACCGGGTATTGCTGGTGATCGGCCGTGTGCTGGGGGCCTTGATGTACCGGGTAGCCGGTGAGCGCCGCTATATTGCGGCGCGCAACCTGGAACTGTGCTTTCCGGAGCTACCGTCCGTCGAACGGAAGCGCCTGCTCAAGGAAAACTTCGCCTCCACTGGCATCGCCTTCTTCGAAATGGCCATGAGCTGGTGGTGGCCAAAGGCCCGTTTGGCGCGCCTGGCGCACATCGAAGGCCTGGAACACCTGCAGGCCGCTCAGCGTGATGGCCAGGGGGCCATCCTGATGGCATTGCACTTCACTACCCTGGAAGTTGGTGCGGCCCTGCTCGGTCAGGAGCACACCATCGACGGCATGTACCGTGAGCATGGCAACCCGGTGTTCGACTACATTCAGCGCCGTGGCCGCGAGCGGCACAACCTTGACTCGCTGGCCATCGAGCGTGAGGACGTGCGCGGCATGCTCAAGCTGCTGCGCGCCGGGCGTGCGATCTGGTACGCACCGGATCAGGACTACGGCGCCAAGCAGAGCCTGTTCGTGCCGCTGTTCGGCATCCAGGCCGCGACAGTCACCGCCACCACCAAGTTTGCCCGACTGGGCAAGGCGCGGGTGATTCCCTTTACCCAGCAGCGCCTGGCGGACGGCAGCGGCTATCGGCTGGTGATTCATCCGCCGCTGGAGGATTTCCCGGGCGAGACCGAAGAAGCCGATTGCCTGCGTATCAACCAATGGATTGAAGTGGCATTGCGCGAGTGCCCGGAGCAGTATCTTTGGGCGCATCGGCGCTTCAAGTCGCGTCCGCCGGGGGCGCCGAAGCTCTACAAAAAACGGCGTTGA
- a CDS encoding ABC transporter substrate-binding protein, with product MKQLFLASLLGSTIALCTSAMAADTDLKALEDAARKEGAVNSVGMPDAWANWKGTWEDLAKKYGLKHMDTDMSSAQEVAKFDAEKDNASADIGDVGAAFGPIAVAKGVTQPYKPSTWEQVPAWAKDKDGHWALAYTGSIAFIINKQVVKEADMPKKWADLKNGKYKVAIGDVSTAAQAANGVLAAAIANGGSEKNIEPGLALFADLAKQKRLSLANPTIQTLEKGEIEVGVVWDFNGLSYRQQIDPNRFEVLIPSDGSVISGYTTIINKYAKNPNAAKLTREYIFSDAGQINLAEGHARPIRAEHLTLPAEVQAKLLPNDQYKAVQPIKDAAAWEATSKKLPQMWQEQVIIEME from the coding sequence ATGAAACAGCTTTTTCTGGCATCACTGCTAGGCTCGACCATCGCCCTGTGCACGTCGGCCATGGCCGCCGACACCGACCTCAAGGCCCTCGAAGACGCCGCCCGCAAGGAAGGCGCAGTCAACAGCGTGGGCATGCCCGATGCCTGGGCCAACTGGAAAGGCACCTGGGAAGACCTGGCGAAAAAATACGGCCTCAAGCACATGGATACCGACATGAGCTCGGCCCAGGAAGTCGCCAAGTTCGATGCCGAGAAAGACAACGCCAGCGCCGACATCGGTGACGTTGGTGCCGCCTTCGGCCCGATTGCCGTGGCCAAGGGCGTGACCCAGCCGTACAAACCCAGCACCTGGGAGCAGGTTCCGGCCTGGGCCAAGGATAAAGACGGGCACTGGGCCCTGGCCTATACCGGCAGTATCGCCTTCATCATCAACAAGCAAGTGGTGAAGGAAGCTGACATGCCCAAAAAATGGGCAGACCTGAAAAATGGCAAGTACAAGGTGGCCATCGGTGACGTGAGCACCGCAGCCCAGGCGGCCAACGGCGTGCTGGCTGCCGCCATCGCCAATGGCGGTAGCGAGAAGAACATCGAGCCGGGTCTGGCGCTGTTCGCTGACCTCGCCAAGCAAAAACGCCTGTCGCTGGCCAACCCGACGATCCAGACCCTGGAAAAGGGTGAAATCGAAGTCGGCGTGGTCTGGGACTTCAACGGCCTGAGCTATCGCCAGCAGATCGACCCGAATCGTTTCGAAGTGTTGATCCCGTCTGACGGTTCGGTGATCTCCGGCTATACCACCATCATCAACAAGTACGCCAAGAACCCCAACGCCGCCAAGCTGACCCGCGAGTACATCTTCAGTGATGCCGGGCAGATCAACCTGGCTGAAGGTCACGCCCGGCCGATCCGCGCCGAGCACCTGACATTGCCGGCTGAGGTTCAGGCCAAACTGCTGCCCAATGACCAGTACAAAGCCGTGCAGCCAATCAAGGATGCGGCGGCCTGGGAAGCGACCTCGAAGAAGCTGCCGCAGATGTGGCAGGAGCAAGTGATCATCGAGATGGAGTGA
- a CDS encoding RluA family pseudouridine synthase, translated as MPLSNVHVLYEDDAILVINKPTLLLSVPGRADDNKDCLITRLQENGYPDALIVHRLDWETSGIILLARDADSHRELSRQFHDRETEKAYTALCWGQPELDSGSIDLPLRYDPPTKPRHVVDHEQGKHALTFWRILERCGDHCRVELTPITGRSHQLRVHMLSIGHPLLGDRLYAYPEALAAHERLCLHASMLSFTHPVSGERLRFECPAPF; from the coding sequence ATGCCGCTGTCCAATGTTCACGTCCTCTATGAGGATGACGCGATCCTGGTGATCAACAAACCGACCCTGCTGCTGTCTGTGCCCGGGCGCGCCGACGACAACAAGGATTGCCTGATTACCCGCCTGCAGGAAAATGGCTATCCCGACGCCCTGATCGTCCATCGCCTGGACTGGGAAACCTCGGGGATTATCCTGCTGGCCCGCGATGCCGACAGTCACCGCGAGCTGTCCCGACAGTTCCATGACCGTGAAACCGAGAAGGCCTACACCGCCCTGTGCTGGGGCCAGCCGGAACTCGACAGCGGCAGCATCGACCTGCCCCTGCGCTACGATCCGCCGACCAAGCCGCGTCATGTCGTCGACCACGAGCAGGGCAAGCATGCGCTGACCTTCTGGCGCATTCTGGAGCGCTGTGGCGATCACTGCCGGGTGGAGCTGACGCCGATTACCGGGCGCTCGCACCAGTTGCGCGTGCATATGCTGTCGATCGGCCATCCACTGCTGGGTGATCGTTTGTATGCCTACCCTGAAGCCCTCGCCGCCCATGAGCGCCTGTGCCTGCATGCGAGCATGCTCAGCTTTACTCACCCGGTGTCCGGGGAGCGGCTGCGCTTTGAGTGTCCGGCGCCGTTCTGA
- the minD gene encoding septum site-determining protein MinD: MAKILVVTSGKGGVGKTTTSAAIGTGLALRGHKTVIVDFDVGLRNLDLIMGCERRVVYDFVNVVNGEANLQQALIKDKRLENLFVLAASQTRDKDALTQEGVEKVLMQLKEDFEYVVCDSPAGIEKGAHLAMYFADEAIVVTNPEVSSVRDSDRMLGLLASKSRRAERNEDPIKEHLLITRYHPERVSQGEMLGVEDVKEILSVALLGVIPESQAVLKASNQGVPVILDDQSDAGQAYSDTVDRLLGKNVEHRFLDVKKKGFFERLFGGN, from the coding sequence TTGGCCAAGATTCTCGTGGTTACATCCGGCAAGGGTGGTGTGGGTAAGACCACCACCAGCGCCGCTATTGGTACCGGCCTCGCACTGCGTGGTCACAAGACGGTCATCGTCGACTTCGACGTCGGCCTGCGTAACCTCGACCTGATCATGGGCTGCGAACGCCGCGTGGTGTACGACTTCGTCAACGTGGTCAACGGCGAAGCCAACCTGCAGCAGGCGCTGATCAAGGACAAACGCCTTGAGAACCTCTTCGTGCTGGCCGCCAGCCAGACCCGTGACAAGGACGCGCTGACCCAGGAAGGCGTGGAAAAGGTCCTGATGCAGCTCAAGGAAGACTTCGAATACGTGGTCTGCGACTCCCCGGCCGGTATCGAGAAAGGTGCCCACCTGGCGATGTACTTTGCCGACGAGGCCATCGTCGTGACCAACCCGGAAGTCTCCTCGGTACGTGACTCGGACCGCATGCTCGGCCTGCTGGCGAGCAAATCGCGCCGCGCCGAACGCAACGAAGACCCGATCAAAGAACACCTGCTGATCACCCGCTACCATCCAGAGCGCGTGAGCCAGGGCGAAATGCTTGGCGTCGAAGACGTCAAGGAAATCCTCTCGGTCGCCCTGCTGGGCGTGATCCCGGAATCCCAGGCGGTGCTCAAGGCATCCAACCAGGGCGTACCGGTGATTCTCGACGACCAGAGCGATGCCGGTCAGGCCTACAGCGACACCGTCGATCGCTTGTTGGGCAAAAATGTGGAACATCGGTTCCTTGATGTGAAGAAGAAGGGATTCTTCGAGCGCCTGTTTGGAGGCAACTAA
- the minC gene encoding septum site-determining protein MinC yields the protein MQTMSQTQTPDQDPVFQLKGSMLAITVLELARNNLEGLDRQLAAKVAQAPNFFSNTPLVLALDKLPAGEGPIDLPGLMRVCRHHGLRTLAIRASRIEDIAAAIAIDLPVLPPSGARERPVEPEPEVKKPEPPPAPVPPPEPAIKPTRIITTPVRGGQQIYAQGGDLVVVSSVSPGAELLADGNIHVYGAMRGRALAGIKGNTRARIFCQQLTAEMVSIAGQYKVSEDLRRDPLWGTGVQISLSGDVLNITRL from the coding sequence ATGCAGACCATGAGCCAAACCCAAACGCCAGACCAAGACCCTGTGTTCCAGCTCAAGGGCAGCATGCTCGCCATCACCGTGCTCGAGCTCGCCCGGAACAACCTCGAAGGCCTCGACCGGCAGTTGGCGGCCAAGGTTGCCCAGGCACCGAATTTTTTCAGCAACACGCCGCTGGTGCTGGCCCTGGACAAGCTGCCGGCGGGTGAAGGTCCGATCGATCTGCCCGGGCTGATGCGCGTCTGCCGCCATCATGGCCTGCGCACCCTGGCCATTCGTGCCAGCCGCATCGAAGACATTGCCGCGGCCATCGCCATCGACCTGCCGGTGCTGCCACCGTCCGGCGCGCGCGAGCGGCCGGTCGAACCCGAGCCTGAGGTGAAGAAGCCAGAGCCGCCACCGGCCCCGGTTCCGCCGCCGGAACCGGCGATCAAACCGACCAGGATCATCACTACGCCAGTACGCGGTGGCCAGCAGATCTACGCCCAGGGTGGCGATCTGGTCGTGGTGTCGTCGGTCAGTCCGGGCGCGGAACTTCTCGCCGATGGCAACATCCATGTGTACGGTGCCATGCGTGGGCGGGCGCTGGCCGGAATCAAGGGCAATACCCGGGCACGCATTTTCTGCCAGCAGCTGACTGCCGAAATGGTCTCGATCGCCGGCCAGTACAAGGTCTCCGAAGACCTGCGCCGTGATCCGTTGTGGGGCACCGGCGTGCAGATCAGCCTGTCTGGTGACGTGTTGAACATCACCCGTCTTTAA
- the phnR gene encoding phosphonate utilization transcriptional regulator PhnR — protein sequence MQPLPPRAVTAICHALQEQIEHGLLSPGCKLPAERKLSEVFDTTRITLREALVQLEARGLIYREERRGWFVAPERLTYDLIERSHFHAMVREQGREARTELLSARLLPAAAAVCARLQLPPLSSVIQICRLRRIDGRAVLYAEHYLNPEYFPGILEHDLSQSLTELYARSYGIEYGRVRFEILPTALPVAAATALKVSAGSPGLHITRVNSDQQGRLIDCDLEYWRHDAIRIKAEAG from the coding sequence ATGCAGCCACTGCCGCCGCGAGCAGTAACAGCTATCTGTCATGCCCTGCAGGAGCAGATTGAGCATGGCCTTCTCTCGCCCGGCTGCAAGCTGCCGGCCGAACGCAAGCTCAGCGAGGTGTTCGACACCACGCGCATCACCCTGCGCGAGGCACTGGTGCAACTGGAGGCACGCGGGCTGATTTACCGCGAGGAGCGGCGCGGCTGGTTTGTCGCGCCCGAACGGCTGACCTACGACCTGATCGAGCGCAGCCACTTTCATGCGATGGTCCGCGAACAGGGGCGCGAGGCACGTACCGAGCTGTTGTCGGCGCGTTTGTTACCGGCGGCCGCGGCGGTATGCGCACGCTTGCAGTTGCCGCCGTTGTCGAGCGTGATCCAGATCTGCCGCCTGCGCCGGATTGATGGCCGCGCGGTGCTGTATGCAGAGCATTACCTGAACCCCGAGTATTTTCCGGGCATTCTTGAGCACGACCTCAGCCAGTCGCTGACCGAGCTCTATGCCCGCAGCTACGGCATCGAATACGGCAGGGTACGTTTCGAGATTCTGCCCACGGCCTTGCCAGTGGCGGCGGCCACCGCGCTCAAGGTGTCAGCCGGCAGCCCCGGGCTGCATATCACCCGGGTCAACAGTGACCAGCAGGGCCGGCTGATCGACTGTGATCTTGAGTACTGGCGGCACGATGCGATCCGCATCAAGGCCGAGGCAGGGTGA
- the minE gene encoding cell division topological specificity factor MinE encodes MNLFDFFRASKKVSTASVAKERLQIIVAHERGQRSTPDYLPALQKELVEVIRKYVNIGSDDVQVALENQGSCSILELNITLPDR; translated from the coding sequence ATGAACCTTTTTGACTTCTTTCGTGCCAGCAAAAAAGTAAGCACCGCCTCGGTCGCGAAAGAGCGTCTACAGATCATCGTGGCGCACGAGCGCGGTCAGCGCAGTACTCCGGACTACCTGCCAGCCCTGCAGAAGGAACTGGTGGAGGTGATCCGCAAGTACGTCAACATCGGCTCCGATGATGTGCAGGTCGCTCTGGAAAACCAGGGCAGCTGCTCGATCCTGGAACTCAACATCACCCTGCCCGATCGTTGA
- a CDS encoding mechanosensitive ion channel family protein translates to MPAFFRVLAVFLALFFLAPAHAAGLPSLLGGSKAQPEASEPLAQSLDEVIKNLENDQQRSKLLADLKKLRDSTKQAQPAAEQGVLGLIGSTFAELEKQFSGDASPLTRWTRELELAQIEFNARLVPLQEWPPILFGFATIIALWSLLAYALNWVSHRLRLRFGLTEELPQHPRTWDLVRFALRKLGPWLVALLITVYLSFALPSSLGKSMAMVLAYALVVGTCFSAICVIAFSLLDGPHRHRALHILRHQAFRPLWLIGSFAAFGEAMNDPRMAGSLGDHLAHTLATLANILAALSTALFILRFRRPIAHLIRNQPLSRRLTRRALSDTIEILGTFWYLPALVLVGISLFATFISAGDTSTALRQSLMCTVLLILCMVINGLVRRHGLKPQRANRRQAVYNERLRNFGYTLVHMAIWLVFIELGLRVWGFSLIGFTEGEGHEVAMRLLGLAGTLIAAWLVWILADTAVHHALTRSRKGLANTRAQTMMPLIRNVLFVAIFIIAVIVALANMGMNVTPLLAGAGVIGLAIGFGAQSLVADLITGLFIIEDSLAIDDYVDVGGHLGTVEGLTIRTVRLRDIDGIVHTIPFSEIKSIKNYSREFGYAIFRVAIPHSMNIDQAISLIRDVGQKMRNDPLMRRNIWSPLELQGVESFESGSAILRARFKTAPIKQWEVSRAFNLALKRQLDEAGLDLATPRLSVQVITAGGASAD, encoded by the coding sequence GTGCCCGCTTTTTTCCGCGTTCTAGCTGTATTCCTGGCGTTATTCTTCCTGGCCCCGGCCCACGCTGCCGGCCTGCCGAGCCTGCTTGGCGGTAGCAAAGCCCAGCCCGAGGCCAGCGAGCCGCTGGCCCAGTCCCTGGACGAAGTCATCAAGAACCTGGAAAACGATCAGCAGCGCAGCAAGCTGCTGGCCGACCTGAAGAAGCTGCGCGACAGCACCAAGCAGGCGCAACCGGCTGCCGAGCAAGGCGTACTGGGCCTGATCGGCAGCACGTTCGCCGAGCTGGAAAAACAGTTCAGTGGAGACGCCAGCCCGCTCACGCGCTGGACCCGCGAGCTGGAACTGGCCCAGATCGAATTCAACGCTCGCCTGGTTCCACTCCAGGAATGGCCCCCCATCCTGTTTGGCTTCGCCACCATCATTGCGCTCTGGAGCCTGCTGGCCTATGCCCTGAACTGGGTCAGCCATCGGCTGCGGCTGCGCTTCGGTCTGACGGAAGAATTGCCGCAGCACCCACGCACCTGGGACCTGGTGCGCTTTGCCTTGCGCAAGCTCGGCCCGTGGCTGGTGGCGCTGCTGATTACCGTGTACCTGAGCTTCGCCCTGCCCTCGTCACTGGGCAAGTCGATGGCCATGGTGCTGGCGTATGCCCTGGTGGTGGGTACCTGCTTCTCGGCGATCTGCGTCATCGCCTTTTCCCTGCTCGACGGCCCGCACCGCCATCGCGCCCTGCACATCCTTCGCCACCAGGCCTTTCGCCCGCTGTGGCTGATCGGCAGCTTCGCCGCCTTTGGCGAGGCGATGAATGATCCGCGTATGGCCGGTTCCCTCGGCGATCACCTGGCACACACCCTGGCTACCCTGGCCAACATTCTGGCGGCACTGTCGACTGCGCTGTTCATCCTGCGCTTTCGCCGTCCCATCGCTCATCTGATCCGCAACCAGCCGCTGTCTCGGCGCCTGACCCGCCGGGCGCTTAGCGATACCATCGAAATCCTCGGGACCTTCTGGTATTTGCCAGCGCTGGTGCTGGTTGGCATCTCGCTATTTGCCACGTTCATCTCCGCGGGTGATACCAGCACCGCCCTGCGTCAGTCGTTGATGTGCACGGTGCTGCTGATTCTGTGCATGGTCATCAATGGTCTGGTGCGTCGCCATGGGCTTAAACCGCAACGGGCCAACCGCCGCCAGGCGGTGTATAACGAACGCCTGCGCAACTTTGGCTACACCTTGGTGCACATGGCGATCTGGCTGGTGTTTATCGAGCTGGGCTTGCGGGTCTGGGGCTTTTCCCTGATTGGCTTCACCGAAGGCGAAGGCCATGAGGTAGCGATGCGCCTTCTCGGCCTGGCCGGCACCCTGATCGCCGCCTGGCTGGTGTGGATCCTCGCCGACACTGCCGTGCACCATGCCTTGACCCGCTCGCGCAAAGGCCTGGCCAACACCCGCGCGCAAACCATGATGCCGCTGATCCGCAACGTGCTGTTCGTAGCGATTTTCATCATTGCGGTGATCGTCGCCCTGGCCAATATGGGCATGAACGTCACCCCGTTGCTGGCCGGTGCCGGGGTGATCGGCCTGGCCATCGGCTTCGGTGCCCAGTCACTGGTCGCCGACCTGATTACCGGCCTGTTCATCATCGAAGACTCGCTGGCGATTGACGACTATGTCGATGTCGGCGGTCACCTCGGCACGGTCGAAGGCCTGACCATCCGCACCGTACGCCTGCGCGATATCGACGGCATCGTCCACACCATCCCGTTCAGTGAAATCAAGAGCATCAAGAACTACTCCCGCGAGTTCGGCTACGCGATTTTCCGCGTGGCGATTCCGCACAGCATGAACATCGACCAGGCCATCAGCCTGATTCGCGATGTCGGCCAGAAGATGCGCAACGACCCGTTGATGCGCCGCAACATCTGGTCGCCACTGGAGCTGCAAGGGGTGGAGAGTTTCGAATCGGGCTCGGCGATCCTGCGCGCACGCTTCAAGACCGCGCCGATCAAGCAGTGGGAAGTGTCGCGGGCCTTCAACCTGGCGCTCAAGCGTCAGCTCGATGAAGCCGGGCTGGACCTGGCGACGCCGCGGTTGTCGGTGCAGGTGATCACGGCTGGCGGGGCGAGCGCTGATTAG